In one Mycoplasmopsis canis PG 14 genomic region, the following are encoded:
- a CDS encoding CNNM domain-containing protein, whose product MDTYHYQYNSISNSSQIAHSGSPISIELMIGIIAALIILFLLSSIYSGCETAYSSFSSVKIHEMKENNEKGAKLIEKHHKRYNRILTTILIGNNLVNVASATITSFLLAKLLGEGQISVIVSTLVVTPLLVIFGEITPKLIAKQYPKKYLQFFSWYIDVNYWIFWILTWPITKISKKVYVTNSEEDLKTIINLAQEEGVLQAGESILAQKALDLDSTKVSSHYVRLKDVTSIKFKANIKEALEIFKETNYSRLPVERDGQLIGILLLKDIFHLQRGKIMNYMKLVPTVSSNSILSSALEKMRAARAQMAFVTENNSTSDIIGIITIEDIIEEIVGEIYDEYDDDEKIYEISLEKARIEENVRMRELFKQLEIDDELIEEDEKEMLLYEWLKTKIDKQKLYKNSRYVLEEEVAFKVIEGQSKGNDPIIEVSKL is encoded by the coding sequence ATGGACACGTATCATTATCAGTACAACTCAATTTCTAACTCAAGCCAAATCGCTCATAGCGGATCACCTATTAGTATAGAATTAATGATAGGCATAATTGCTGCATTAATAATTTTATTTTTATTAAGCTCAATTTATAGCGGCTGTGAAACAGCTTATTCATCTTTTTCAAGCGTTAAAATTCATGAAATGAAAGAGAATAACGAAAAAGGAGCAAAATTAATTGAAAAACACCACAAAAGATACAATAGAATATTAACAACCATTCTTATAGGTAATAATCTAGTGAATGTTGCATCTGCAACAATAACTTCATTTTTACTAGCGAAACTACTTGGAGAGGGTCAAATAAGTGTTATTGTATCAACGTTAGTAGTTACTCCTCTTTTAGTTATTTTTGGTGAAATAACGCCTAAATTAATTGCAAAACAATATCCAAAGAAATATTTACAGTTTTTTAGCTGATATATTGATGTTAATTATTGAATTTTTTGAATTCTTACTTGACCAATTACAAAAATATCTAAAAAAGTTTATGTAACTAATTCAGAAGAAGATTTAAAAACCATAATTAATTTAGCTCAAGAAGAAGGTGTCTTGCAAGCCGGAGAAAGTATTTTAGCTCAAAAGGCCTTAGATCTAGATTCAACAAAAGTATCATCACACTATGTAAGATTAAAAGATGTAACCTCTATTAAATTTAAAGCAAACATTAAAGAAGCATTAGAAATTTTTAAAGAAACAAACTACTCAAGATTACCGGTTGAACGAGATGGTCAATTAATAGGGATTTTATTGCTAAAAGATATTTTTCATTTACAACGCGGAAAAATTATGAACTATATGAAATTAGTTCCGACAGTTTCATCTAATTCCATATTATCTAGTGCCTTAGAAAAAATGAGGGCAGCAAGAGCTCAAATGGCTTTTGTTACAGAAAATAATAGTACTTCTGATATTATTGGAATAATAACTATAGAAGATATTATTGAAGAAATCGTTGGTGAAATTTACGATGAATATGATGATGATGAAAAGATTTATGAAATTTCTTTAGAAAAAGCGAGAATCGAAGAAAATGTTAGAATGCGTGAGCTTTTCAAGCAATTAGAAATAGATGATGAGTTGATTGAAGAAGACGAAAAAGAAATGTTGTTATATGAATGATTAAAAACCAAAATTGACAAACAGAAATTATACAAAAACTCAAGATATGTTCTTGAAGAAGAAGTTGCTTTTAAAGTTATTGAAGGCCAATCCAAAGGCAATGATCCAATTATAGAAGTTTCAAAATTATAA